Genomic window (Candidatus Desulfarcum epimagneticum):
TCATGTAGCCGCCAATATCGACTTTACTCACCCAGTCCAGCGCTCGCTCCAAGAAGTCCTGCCGGTTTGCGCTGCCCTTGATGTACGCGCTCCATTTCTGAATGTTCGCGTTCTGACTGTTGCTGAACTCGGCTTTGGCAAGCGTCACGAACGGCCCGGAGTAGATGGCGTTCAAGAGTTCTTGGGGGTTGAGAGGCACACCTGCGATGTTGATAGTCTCAAACCATTGTTTGATCTCGGTCTCCGTGCCTTCGCACTCGTAGATCAGCAACATCGATTCGAGAATTTTAGCTTTTTGGTCGGCGGGCAAGCTGTCGAAATTCTTCGGATTGCCGTTATCAACAATCGCGAACTTGTTCGTAACGAACCGTCCGATGCTGGTGATGCGCTGCTGACCGTCCAACACCTCGAACTTGTCCTCCGCGACTTTGTTAAAGTAAATCAGTCCGAGCGGATACCCCTTGAGAAGCGAGTCGATCACCGCCACCTCCTTCTCGCCGCCGCCATCTGCATAGATGTAGTTCCGCTGGTACTCTGGTTGAATGGTGAGCTTTCCGCTTAACCCGTACAGCCCCTTGCCTTCTAATTGGTTGTACACAAACCCGTCGCAGATGTCGGCGACGGTGATTTCGGTCCTCAGGGTAGTCTTCAATTTTTCCTCCCTTTTACAGGCTGGCCACGGCGGTTGTGGCGGATGAAGATTCGCTTGTATTGCTGAATGTAGTATTTGCCATCCACGACGTAGTAAGTCTTGTCAGTCGGGGGGCGATCCACTTTGATCGCTGCGCCGTCGTTGAGCTTGGTCACGTTGCTTTTCTTTCCTGACTTGTTGACTTGAACCTGCATCTCGTACTTCTTAGTCTGCATGTGATAGCTCTTCTCGTAGCCCAGAATCTCGAATTGGTCGGGGTTGTGCTTGTCAAGAAAGGTGACGGGAACGCCCATCATTCCGTCGTAGTCGCTGGGAATCTCCTTGTATGTGCCAACCTCAATGGCGTCAAAGTTGTCGTATCGGTCGTAAGCCGCCTTTCCTCTCAAGTTCTTGCTGAACCGCAAATTGTCCGCGATGGTCATGAGATTCAGAGGATGGTGGCGGCGACCGTGGTCCAAGTTCGTGTACCAGCACGACGTTGACACTCGCGCTATTTTCTTGCCTGTCTCCTCGTCAATGTGGTGAAAGTGCGTCCAGTCGTCCGGCACCTCGAAAAACATTCCGACATTGAAGTTCGTACAGCCGAGCCACAGCCTGTTGTCCTTGATGAGCGGAAAAATCTCCTTGTAGGTGATCGAATTAGTGTTCCCGATGATTAGGAACTTCTTCCGGTGTCTCACGAGCAGGGCGACGTACTCGCGGAAGAGGGAGAAAGGTGGGTTAGTGACCACGATGTCCGCTTGCTTAAGCAACTCGACGCATTCAGCGCTGCGAAAATCGCCGCCTTGCACGAGGGGTGTGCGGGAGTGTGGGTTCCGCTTCAAAAAGAGCTTGACGTCTTCGATGCCAGCCGCGCCGTCTCCATCGAGATCCGTCACTTCTTCGATCTCGACTGAGATCGCCTTGGGCTTTTGGTGCTTGCCATTGCCCTTGAAATAATCATCGAACGTGAGTTGTGCACCAGCGATGGGGGAGCCATCGTAGCTGGTGGTAATGAGTTTCTTGAGGCCGAGCCTGTTAAAGTTGGCGGCGAAATATTTAAAGAAGCTGCTTTCGAAGGGGTCGTCGCAGTTACAGTAGACAATCTTGCTGCGGAAGGTGTCCTCGTCGAACTCCAAATATGCCTCAACCTCTTTTTGGATGTCGACGTACAGAGTGTAAAACTCGTCCTGCTTGGCCGCCTTCGCGGCGCCGAGCCCTTGATTCATCGGCTTATTTTTCGCCTTCGCCATAGCCTTAGCTTTCTCCATATTGTAAAAGAGTTGTGAAATGAGGAACTATGTATATTCATTGAAGACTTTTTATATATGATATATGCAAATTTCAAATCCTTTTGATTTAATTTCATAGCCTTCAGTTTTTGGAAAAAAAATTTGATTCTTATCAAATAACTGAAAGAAGAATCTACCCCGGGCCTGTCTCCTTTATATTCAATCGGTTTTGAATTCAACGGCATTCGGCCGACGCCCCCCAAAAGCGTCGCCATCCGCTTAACATAGCGCCGGGGGCGGGGTTTTTGGCAAGATATTTTTTTAGCCGGCCCGTTTGCGAAAAACCTTTTTTCCTTGATATTATGCATTTCAAATGCATATAAAGTTCTCATTCGAAGAAAAGACGGGCGAACTTTCGCGTTGATCCCGGAAAAAATGTCGTCTTCCCCTTTGGATGCGCCATCCATTCAGGCGGACATCACGACACAGGAAATAGGGCGGCGCGCTGAGGTCAACGGCTCCGGAGAATCTCCTGGCCGCTCCCGGAAAGGAGTTCTGGGGGGGTGAGCGGAATAATCCGTCGCTCAATGTCAGTCCAGATTTTTTGTTTCACCATACGCAGGTTATACTCGCTTTGCAAATTCAACCAAAACTGGGCCTCAACGCCAAAGTAGCGCTCCAGTCTCAACGCGGTGTCGGCGCTGATCGATCTCTTTCCGTTGACGATCTCGCTGATTCGGTTCGGCGGCACGGAAAGATCGCGGGCGAGTTGGTTGATTGTGATATCAAGCGGCCCCATGAAATCTTCACGCAAAATTTTACCCGGCTTTATCGGATCCAGAAACGCTTTTTCAGTCATAGTCATTCCTCGCTGAACCGGGAGTCATATCCGCCAATTATATATATTGAGAGTGTCAGCGAAATACCCGCCATGGCATATGATGCCCGGAATCGTGCCAACTCGTTCTATTGGGAAAAAGAAAACAATCAATAAAAGGGGTTGCGCAGCCTGGCCGCAATCCGGACCGGGAGAGTCTGCGCCGCTTAAGAAACATTATTGGCCTGTCTCCTTTTTCCCTTTCCGCCAAAAGTCCGCCCGAAAGCGACATAAACATCGCGATTTCTGAGATGGAAAAAAAATAAAAAAACGCTATAAGGCTTCCGACAGCCGTTTCAACGAATAAATTTTGTCAAGCCCTTGAATGGATTTGGGTTTCTTTTCGTGTTTGGATTCAAAACGGTCTTTAAAGCACCGGTAATGTCTCATGACAAACTCTTTGGAGCCGATGATTCCCGAATCGGTGAAAAAGCATTATTGGCCTGTCCCTTTTTTGTTCCTAAAAAGGTAAAAAAGAATCCGGCGCGGGCGGAATGTCAGCGTTTAGATCTCAGAGCCTGGCGCGCCCCCGCCGCCGTTTTTCATCCCAACCCCCTCGCGGGCCAGCCGGTCGGCCTTTTCATTGCCCTCGATCCCGGCGTGGCCGGGGATTTTAATAAGCCGGATGTCCTTAAAATCCTTCATCAGGGTTTTGATGGAGTCAATCAGCTCCCGGTTTTTTTTCGCCTTCCACCCTTTTGTAAGGGTTCCGCATACATAGGAGCTGTCGGTGAGAATCCGGACCGGAATGCCCGGGTTCTTGATGGCCGCAAGCGCCTCCCGCACCGCCTTAAGCTCGGCGATGTTGTTGGTGGCCAGGCCGATGCCCATGGATATCTCTTTTTCCCGGCCCCGGTGTCTCAAAGTCGCCCCGATGCCGGCGGGCCCGGGATTTCCCGACGAGGCGCCGTCTGTGTACACCACGATAAAATCCTCTGAACTCGGCTCTTCAAAAGTCTCCGGCCGGGGCTTTGACGCCTTCCCGGGGGCCTTTCTTCTCTTTGACTCCGTTTTTTTCTTTGACTCCTCCGCCGGGGCGTCCACCGGCCGGATGGCGTTTTCATAGACCCAGTATTCATAATCCTGGCTCAACTGGTATTTGATCAGAACCCGGCCGTTTTTTTTCAAAGGTTTCCCGGCGTCATCCAGCGCCAGCCAGACCTTGTTGTTTTTAAACCGTTTTCGTTCCCAGGATGAGGGCGCGGCGTCTTTTTTCAAAGCGTGACCCCGTTATCTTTTTAAATGGTTTTCCCAAAGCGCCGTCAGCGCCGCCACATACCCATAGGCGCCCAGCCCGGCGATATGGCCGGCGGCGATGTCTGAAAGGAAGGATTTTTGCCGGAAAGGCTCCCGGGCGTGAATATTGGTCAAATGCGTCTCGATGACCGGGATGTCCAGCATGGCCGCCGCGTCCCGGATGGCCACACTGGTGTGGGTGTAGGCGGCCGGGTTGATGATGAGCCCCTGGAATGTCTCCCCGGCGCCCTGAATTTTCTCCACAATGGCGCCCTCATGGTTGGACTGAAACGTCTCCACTGAAACGCCCATGGCTTTCCCCGTCTCCACGAGCCTTGTGTTGATCTCCTCCAGGGTGGTCTGTCCATAAATCCCCGGCTCGCGCCGACCCAGCATGTTCAAATTGGGTCCGTGGATCACCAGAACGGCGGTTTTATTTTGCCCGGCCATGTTCGGCGCCTCCTTTTTTGTCTGATTCGGTTTCAAAAATTCCCCAGGGCCGGATTTTTTCCAGCGCCGTCTCCGCCGCCTCCCCAACGCCCAGATGGTCGGTGTCCACCCGGACATCGGCCGCGGCCCGGCAAAGGGGATCGCGCCTCTCAAGGACCTCCCCGATCTCCTCCAGCGCCCCGGCGCCGGTCAAAGACGGGCGAAGGGACTCCGTCCGCCGGTCCTTTTCCATTCTTCGCCTCACGGTTTCCGGAGCGGCCCGCAGCCATATCAAAATCCCGGTTTTTTTCATGTCCGCCACGTTTTTTTTATCCAGAACCACCCCGCCCCCCATGGCCGCCACAATGTCTTTTTCCCGGCAAATCTCCCGGACGGCGTCCCGCTCCGCGCGCCTGAACGCCTCCCATCCCCTCTCAGAAACCATGGCGGCCACGCTCATCCGGTTTTTTTCCTCCACGAAAAGGTCGGAATCCCGGAAAGGGCGCCCCAGCCGGCGGGCCAGCGCCTGTCCCGCGCCGGTTTTTCCCGCGCACCGGCATCCGATGAGATAAATATTCACCATTCACCGCTCCCCGCCCGAAACGCCCAAAGCCGTTAAAACCGCCCGCCTCATGACCGCCACCGGCGGCTTTAAACCCGTCCACAGCTCAAACTGCGCCGCGCCCTGGAAAACGAACATGGCGGCGCCGTCCACGACCCGGCATCCCGCCTTTTCAGCGGTCCGGATCAGCCGGGTTTTCAATGGGTGGTACACCGCGTCCATGACCGTCATTCCCTTTTTTAAAGAATTTGCGGGAATGGGCATGGATTCGATGTCGGGGGCCATGCCCGCCGGGGTGGCGTTGGCCACGATATCAAACGCGCCGGCCTCCATCTCACCGAGGGGCAGAAAATCGGCTCCCAGGCGCCGGGCCAGGGCCTCTCCCCTTTGGACGGATCGGTTTAAAATCGTCACGCGGCCCCCGGCCTCCATGATCCCGAAGACCATGGCCGCCGCGGCCCCCCCGGCCCCGATGACGGCCGCCGATTTCCCCCGGATGGAGGTTTTTTCACCCAAAGCCGCGAGGGCCCCGGGAATGTCCGTGTTGTGACCCCGAAGGATTCCGTTTCGATTCACGATGGTGTTGACGGCGCCCACGGCCTTTGCCGGCCCGTCCAGGTCATCCGCCAGAGCCGCCGCCGCGGTTTTATGGGGCATGGTGACGCTTCCGCCCCCCATGCCCAGCGCCCGCATGGCCGAAATCCCTTTTTGGATGTCCGGCGCGTCAAAGGCAAGGCAAACGGCGTCCACCCCGGCATGGGCAAAGGCGGCGTTTTGCATCAACGGGCTTAAGCTTTGGGAAACCGGGGTTCCGAACAGCCCGAACAGCCGGGTTTGACGAAAGGTCTTGAATGGTTTTTGGGGGGGTGACATCCTGTCCATCCTGTTGATGCCGTTAAATTTAGTATGCGAAAAGCTCTTGCAGACAGTCTGTGACTTTGATCTGAGTCTTGCGGGAGATCGCGCCAAGCTTTTGAATCAGCCGGGATTTATCAACAGCCCTCAACTGGTCGATGAGAATCAGACCTTTTTTCCTCTGGAACACGCATTGAATCCGGGTGGGGAAATGGAAACCTTTGGAAGTCATGGGAGCCACGATGACTGTTTTTAACGCGGACATTTCGTTCGGTGAAAGCGCCACACATGGCCTGGTTTTTTTGATTTCAGAACCTTGTGTGGGGTCTAACTGGACCAGCCAGACATCAAATCGGGAAACGGTTTGTCTCACCATTCCCAATCCTCATGGCCGAGCAGGGGAGCGTCCAGCCATTCCTGATCCGAGTCGAAGGGCTCCTGAAGCTGAATCGCTTTGTCAAATTGTTTTTTCCAGCCTTGCCGGGGTTTTTGAACAGGCCGGATTAAAAGACCGTCATCCATCACTTTAAATTCCAGGTTCCGGTCGTCAAGACGGGCTTGATCAATGATCGTTTTGGGGATTCTAACGCCCCGGGAGTTTCCGATTTTTGTTAAAATGGTCATATGGGTCTCCATTCGCAGTTCATATAATTACAGTATAATCACAAAAACCCTGGACTGTCAAATGCCGCCCCAGGCTTTCTTCGGGCCGGTTTTCTCCATTTGTCTCACGATTTCATCGGCCATTATTTGATAAACTCGTAAGAAAGCTTGGGATGGCTAAGTTAAAAATTCGATATACAAGGCGTAGTGGTTATTTTTAATTGAGGCAATACATGTAGTATGCCTCAATTAAAAATAAACGCTGCAACGCAGTAGATCGGATTTTTTACGACGCCATCATTATTTGTCCCGACTCCCGGCGGCTCTCCGGAGACGGATGAAATCCGTCCCAAAAAAAACACAGGCCGGGCCCGGAGCCCATGCGCCTGCGTTTTGGCGGGCGAAAAACGTTACCCCCCGGATGATCATGACCGGATCATCATGATCGGACCAGGAGGGGATGGGGGTCAATAGTCGCAAATAGAGGGGTTGACGCTTTTGGGGACGCCTTCGTGGGGGGTCCATTTGTTGATGTCGAAGGAGTCCGGGTCCCTCATGCCTTTGAGTATCTCAATGCTGGTCTTGTACCCTTTGTGGAGCCGGCACATGTCCATGGCCATTCCGCAGATCTGGGCCACGGCCTGAGCCACGGTGATGTCCTGGATGGAAAATTCCCAGGGCTCGGATGTGTACAGGCGCATGGCCCCCATGATTTTATTGTGGCTCACGATGGGGACGCCCAGCAGGGAGGAAATTCCCTCTTTTCGGGCCTCCAGGGGATACTCGATCCGGGGGTCATCCATGACGTCGTAGATGGCGATGGGAACGGCGTCTTTGGCTTCGGTGATGGTTTGCATGAAGTGGATGGGGCCTTTGCTCAGGTACTCCCGGCTCAGCCCCCGGGACGCCACCAGTTTCAGCTCCCGGGTCTCCCGGTCCAGCAGAAACACCGAGCAGCCTTTGGCGTCAAACACGGTTTTGACGCTTTCGGCCGACACCAGGGCGACCTCTTCCGGGTCCCGGCAGTGGGAAATGGCGTTGGTGAGTTTGACGATGGCGTCGTAATACAGTTCGTAGCGTTTCATGACGACCTCCTTTCAGTGTGGTGATGGTGGATGAATTGCTGAAATGAATCAAATAGATTCATGGCTCGTCATTCATTAACACGCGTCGCCGAACATAAAGGAGAGAGCTGGAATCAAATCAGAAAATGCGTTCATGCATTGAGAGACAGGTCTTGTCAGATAGTGGTTCCATTATGGTTTTTTGGGGACGGTTTGTCAATAAAAATCCGTCTCGCCCAAACCAGGCGCCACAATCAGGCGAAAAGGGGTCTCGGCGGGCCGGTTTTGTGAATCCGGCCCGCCGCGCGGGTCGTCGGGGCCGCTGGTCACGGCTGAATTTCAAATGCGATTTTTCCGAAATCCCCGTAATCCGCCACGTGCTTTCCGGGTTTACCGGGAAGCATTTTGCCCAGGGCCCCGGTTAAAAGAATATGGCCGGGCTCAAGCTCCCATCCCTGGCCGATCATGGTGTTGACCAGCCACAGCAGGGCCCGCCATTGATCGCCGGAGGCCTCGGATCCTTTTCCCCGGTTGATTTCCCGCCCGTCCCGGGTCAGGGACACGGTCACGGCGTTTAAGTCAAAATCATCCACAGACCGGGGCGCCCCCACGATAAACTGTCGGGCGGCCGCGTTTCCCGCGATGATGTCCGTTCCCTTCAGGGTCTTCAGATCGGCGAAACCCAGGTCCGGAAGCTCAATCACCGGCGCGGCCTCGCGAATGAAGGCCCGAAGCGCCCCGGCGTCGGAAACGGGTTTTTTCAACGGCGCGGCCACAAAAAACCCGATTTCCGTTTCCATCATCAGGCGCTTGAACGCCTTCGGGTCCACCGAGGCCCGTCCGGTCAATTTCCCGGATTCAAACAAAACCCCGGCCACCGGGGCGTCCACCCCAAAGCGTTTCTGGCCCCCCCTGGACGTCAGGCCGGCTTTAAAGCCCGCCGTTTTTTCAGCGGCCAGTTTCTTTTGAACGTAGGCTTTTTGAACGCCATAGGCCATGGCAAGGTCCATGTCCGAATACCGGGCGGACAAAAGCGGAACAGGACGGCCTTCGGCCTCGGCCCGGAGCAGAATCCCGGCGGCCTCGCGGTTTTGGGAGCAGGCCGAAAGCGCGGCGGCCAGAGCCAGGACCGGAAAAATCAAAAGGGCTTTTTTCACGGATGTCATGTGTTTTCTCCTTAAAGGGGCTGGTTTCGTCGAAAAAGGGCGTTTGTCTCCAGGCTATTGAATGCCCAAAAGGCCTTTCCGGATCTTTTTGGAGGCCTTTTTCCCCACGTTGTACCGGTAATACATCCGCGCGAACTCCTTGCCCGGTATGGTTCCCCGGACCTCGCCCTGGTAGGTGAGGGAGAGTCCTTTTCCGGGAATGTACAGGGAGCTGGAGGACAGGCCCGGGGCCATGTCTTTGTCCAGCCATGAGGCGTAGCGGTCGATGTGGCCTCGGTGGGCGGCCACCATCTCTTTGGAGTTGCATTTTTCCATCAGATCGATGAACCCGTTCCGGAGTTTTTCAGCCGTGGCCTTTTTGGTGAGGTATTGGGTTTCCAGGTATTTCATCTGCTCGGACTCGATGACCTCTTCGGGGTCCTGGGTGGGGTTTTCGAGGTAAAGGCCCGCCACATAGACCTTGATGAATCCCAGGGCCTTGCGGTAGGCCAGGCCGTTGAGTTTAAGGACTTTGCCCTCGATGATTTTTTCTTCCGGAAAGCTCACGCCCAGAAGGGTTCTCTCCCCGGAAAAGGCGCCCGGGGCAAAAAGGGCCATCAACGAAACCGATACAACCGCCGCCAGAAATTTTTTCATCATGATCTCCTCCTTTTTTGAATTGAATGGTTTGAAATGAGGGGTTTGGATTTCTCAGCGCTTCGCCATCTAAGCATGATCCGCCCCAAAAGAAAAGCGGTCATTCGGCGGTGGGAAAAAGCGAAAAAAAATCTTTACACCGTTAAAAAAATCGTGTACTGTTTTTCATTTTTGATAAACTCGTAAAAGATAAATCGGACGGCGTTGTAAAAATTCGATGCGCATCGTATGCCGAACGAAACCCAAAAACGCCGTGACGCATTTTTTTACGGCGCTGTTATTTTTGATTAAGGAGCCATTAAAAACCATGTCCAGAATATGTGAAATTTGCGGCAAAAAACCCTTGACGGGAAACCATGTGAGCCATGCCCACAACAAAAACAAGCGCCGGTTCAAGCCCAATCTCCAAAACGTCCGGGCCCTTCAGCCGGGCGGCGGCGTGAAAAAGATGAGCGTTTGCGCCAGCTGCATCAAGGCCGGGAATGTGCGTAAATCGGCTTAGACGCGTCCGTTTGATTCGGGCCTTGGTCCGGTTTTAACGGATTCTTTCCACGCTGTGGACGTGCCTGATTTTTTTAATATCGGCCAGAAGCCGGGCCAGATGACGGGTTCCCTTGATTCCCAGGGTGAAAAAGGTGTCCACGCGCCCGTCTTCCCGGGTCTGCGAGTTGACCTTGATGATGTTGGCTTTATTTTTGCTGATTTCAGCGGCCACGTCGGCCAAAAGCCCCACCCTGTCCATGGAGCGTATCCGGATGTCCGCCGGGTAGGCCCCTTCGTCGAGGTTCTCCTCCCACTCCACATTGATTTTTCTTTCCGGGTTGATTTTGAGCGCGTTGACGCAGTTTGCGCGATGGATGGCCACTCCGTATCCCCGGGTGATATAGCCGGTGATCCGGTCGCCGGGAACCGGGCGGCAGCATTTGGCGAACCGGATCAGCACATCATCGATTCCTTTCACCAAAACGCCTGAGCCGGTTTTTTTCTTTTTCTCCGGGTGATCGGCGATTTTTTCCAGCAGACTCTCTTTGTCTTTCGCGCCCTCCAGGTCCGCGAGAAACTTGCGGGCGATCTGCAGGGGGGTGATTTTTCCGTATCCCACATTGGCGATGAGATCGTCCGGCGCCTTGAAGCCGAAGGCCGCCGCCGTCTCATTCATCTGCTCGGATTTGACGAGTTTGACGAAATTCAGGCGGCGTTTTTTAAATTCCTTTTCGCACATTTCCCGGCCCAGGGTCAGGCTCCGGTTGTAATCCTGGTTCCGGATCCATTGCCGTATCCGGGACCGGGCCTTGGCCGTTTTCACCGAATTGAGCCAGTCCCGGCTGGGCTGATGCCCTTTCCGGGTGATGATCTCCACCACATCCCCTGTTTTCAACTCATACTTGAGGGGGACCATTTTTTCGTTTACCTTGGCCCCGGAGCACTGGTTTCCCACCTCCGTGTGGATCATGTAGGCGAAGTCCACAGGGATGGCGCCCTTGGGCAGGGCCTTGATGTCGCCGTTTGGGGTAAAGACAAAGATTTCGTCGGGGAAAAGCTCGATGCGGACATTTTCCAGGAACTCATCCGGATCCTTGATATTTTTCTGCCGTTCCACAATGTCCTGGATCCATGAAAAGGTCCGGCTGACCCTGGGGTCGGCGCCCTTCCCCTCCTTGTAGCTCCAGTGGGCCGCGATGCCCGATTTTGCGATTTTGTTCATTTCCCGGGTGCGGATCTGTATTTCGACCCGCCTGCCCGACGGCCCCACCACCGTGGTGTGAAGAGACTGGTACATGTTGGGCTTGGGCCGGGCGATGTAATCCTTGAATTTGTAATCGATGGGTTTCCATATGGAGTGGATGTGGCCCAGCGCCGCGTAGCACTCGGCGTCTTTTTCCACGATGATTCGAAAGGCGATGATGTCGTAAACCTCTTCGAAATTCAGGTTCTGGGTTCTCATCTTTTCCGCGATGCTGTGAATATGCTTGTAGCGTCCGGTCACATCGCAGCCGATGCCCTCCTTTTCCATGGTTTCGGTGATCCGTTTCCGGACGTCTTCAATAAAGTTTTCGCGCTCCTGCCTGCCCATGTCCAGCAAATTGGCGATCCGGCGGTATTCATACGGGTCAATGAACATGAAAGAGATGTTTTCCAGCTCTTTTTTGATCCAGTATATTCCCAGCCGGGAGGCCAGGGGAGCGAAAATATCCAGGGTTTCCCGGGCGATTTTTTTTTGTTTGTCCTCCCTTTGAAACTGAAGGGTTCGCATGTTGTGAAGGCGGTCGGCCAGTTTAATGAGGATGACGCGGATGTCCTTGGCCATGGCCAGAAACATTTTCCGGATATTTTCCGCCTGCCGGGCCTCCAGGCTCTCAAACTGGATTTTGCTCAGCTTGGTGACCCCCATCACCAGGTGAAGCACATCCGGGCCGAACATTTCCAGGATGTCGTCGGGGGTGGCCCGGGTGTCTTCAATGACGTCGTGGAGCAGGGCCGCCGCCACAGTGCCCTCGTCCATGTTCATGTCCGCCAGTATCGCCGCCACCTCAAGGGGATGGGTCAGGTAGGGCAGCCCCGAAAGACGCACCTGGCCCTCATGGACGGTGGCCGAATAGACATAGGCCCGGTTCACCAGGGCAAGATCGGCCCCGGGATCGCGCTCCATGAGGCGGTCGATGATATCGCTGATGCGGACGGTTTTGATGATGGCCAATTACGATTTTCTCCCGGGCTTTCCGCCGAGCTTCGGGTTGCGGGGCCTTTTTCGATTCGGGCGCTGGCGAAAAATCAGACGAATGGGGGTTTTGTCCAGGCCGGCGCCGGCGCGGATCTGGTTCATCAGGTATCGTTTGTAAGAGAAATGAACCGCCCCGGGGTAGTTGACAAAGCAGACAAAAAGCGGGGGCCTGGATGAAATCTGGGTCGCGTAATAAAATTTGATCCGCCTGCCCCGGGTCAGTGACGGCTCGTTTTTTTCAATGGCCTGGCCCAAAATCCGGTTTAAGGGCCCGGTCCCCACCCGGGAGGAATACTGGGCGTAAACCTCCTCCACCAGCGGGAAAATTTTAAGCGCCCGAAGGCCGGTCAGGGCGGAGATGGTCATGATCGGCGCGAAGCTGAGAAATTTGGCGGCTGTTTTCACTTCTTCATAATATTTTTTCAGGGTATGCCTGTCTTTTTCCACCTTGTCCCACTTGTTCAGAAGAAAAACGCATCCGCACCCCCGGTCGTGGGCGTATCCCGCCACCGTGACATCCTGATCGGTCATGCCCTCCGAGGCGTCAATCATGATCAGCGCGATGTCGCACCGGTCCAGGCTTTTCAATGATTTAATCACGGAAAATTTTTCCAGCTTTTGGGACACTTTCTTTTTTCGCCGGATCCCGGCCGTGTCCACCAGCAGGTAGGGAATTTTGTTGATCCGGCGCAGGGAGTCGATGGAGTCCCGGGTGGTGCCCGGGGAGTCGCTCACAATGAGGCGGTCTTCTCCCAGTATGCGGTTGATCAAAGAGGACTTGCCCACGTTGGGCCGTCCCGCCACCGCGATTCTCCGGATTTCGGTCCCGTCGGACTGGAGATCGGGACCGGGCGTTTCGCCGGTTTCGTCGAATCCGGCCGTGAGGCTGTCCAGCAGGTCATGCACGCCGTATCCGTGCTCGGCGGACACAGGGTATAACCGGTCCATTCCCAGGGTGTGAAAATCGTCCATGCGGCCCTCCTGCCCGTGGCCGTCGACTTTGTTCACCGCGTAAAAAACCGGTTTTTGGATTTGGCGCAGCATTCGGATGATGTCGGCGTCAAAGGGCGAAAGGCCGGCCTTTCCGTCCAGGAGGTGAATCACGGCGTCGGCGTCCTCCAGGGCCCGGCACGCCTGGGCGAATATGGATTCGGAGAACGTGTCGTTTTTGTCAAAATGCATGCCCCCGGTGTCGATGAGGACAAAGTCCCGGTCGTTCCACGACGCGTCGCCGTAATGGCGGTCCCTTGTGACCCCGGGGAAATTGTCCACCAGGGCGTCTTTGGTTCGGGTGATCCGGTTGAACAGGGTGGATTTTCCCACGTTGGGTCTTCCGGACACGGCCACGACAGGCCGGGGCTGGAGATGGCTGATGTTTTTTTGCCTCATAGGGTTTTGACGGCGTTTTTCGCCCACTCCCGGTTTTCCATGTTCCATTTCACGGTTTTTTCCATGCCGGTCTCAAAGGACTCGGCCGGGGTCCAGCCCAGCTCTTTTCGGATTCTTGAAAAGTCGATGGCGTAACGGAAATCATGGCCCGGGCGGTCCTTGACAAAAGTGATGAGGTCGGCGAAGGCCCCCCCCCCCGCTTCGGGGAGAGAGCCGGTCCAGGATTCGGCATATGACGGACGCCACCTCAATGTTGGTTTTTTCGCATCCGCCCCCCACAGCGTAGGTCCGGCCCCGGACCCCGTTTCGCATGATCATCCATATGGCCCGGCAGTGGTCCTCGACGTACAGCCAGTCGCGCACGTTTTGGCCGTCTCCGTAAATGGGAAGGGGAAGACCGGCCAGGGCGTTTGCGATCATCAGGGGAATGAGTTTTTCCGGAAACTGGAACGGTCCGTAGTTGTTGGAGCAGTTGGACAGGGTGACCGGCATGCCGTATGTGTGGAAACAGGCCCGG
Coding sequences:
- the ecoRIM gene encoding Modification methylase EcoRI, yielding MAKAKNKPMNQGLGAAKAAKQDEFYTLYVDIQKEVEAYLEFDEDTFRSKIVYCNCDDPFESSFFKYFAANFNRLGLKKLITTSYDGSPIAGAQLTFDDYFKGNGKHQKPKAISVEIEEVTDLDGDGAAGIEDVKLFLKRNPHSRTPLVQGGDFRSAECVELLKQADIVVTNPPFSLFREYVALLVRHRKKFLIIGNTNSITYKEIFPLIKDNRLWLGCTNFNVGMFFEVPDDWTHFHHIDEETGKKIARVSTSCWYTNLDHGRRHHPLNLMTIADNLRFSKNLRGKAAYDRYDNFDAIEVGTYKEIPSDYDGMMGVPVTFLDKHNPDQFEILGYEKSYHMQTKKYEMQVQVNKSGKKSNVTKLNDGAAIKVDRPPTDKTYYVVDGKYYIQQYKRIFIRHNRRGQPVKGRKN
- a CDS encoding Addiction module antidote protein, HigA family, translated to MTEKAFLDPIKPGKILREDFMGPLDITINQLARDLSVPPNRISEIVNGKRSISADTALRLERYFGVEAQFWLNLQSEYNLRMVKQKIWTDIERRIIPLTPPELLSGSGQEILRSR
- a CDS encoding conserved hypothetical protein (Evidence 4 : Unknown function but conserved in other organisms), with the translated sequence MRHYRCFKDRFESKHEKKPKSIQGLDKIYSLKRLSEAL
- a CDS encoding Ribonuclease H; the protein is MKKDAAPSSWERKRFKNNKVWLALDDAGKPLKKNGRVLIKYQLSQDYEYWVYENAIRPVDAPAEESKKKTESKRRKAPGKASKPRPETFEEPSSEDFIVVYTDGASSGNPGPAGIGATLRHRGREKEISMGIGLATNNIAELKAVREALAAIKNPGIPVRILTDSSYVCGTLTKGWKAKKNRELIDSIKTLMKDFKDIRLIKIPGHAGIEGNEKADRLAREGVGMKNGGGGAPGSEI
- the aroQ gene encoding 3-dehydroquinate dehydratase 1: MAGQNKTAVLVIHGPNLNMLGRREPGIYGQTTLEEINTRLVETGKAMGVSVETFQSNHEGAIVEKIQGAGETFQGLIINPAAYTHTSVAIRDAAAMLDIPVIETHLTNIHAREPFRQKSFLSDIAAGHIAGLGAYGYVAALTALWENHLKR
- the aroK gene encoding Shikimate kinase translates to MVNIYLIGCRCAGKTGAGQALARRLGRPFRDSDLFVEEKNRMSVAAMVSERGWEAFRRAERDAVREICREKDIVAAMGGGVVLDKKNVADMKKTGILIWLRAAPETVRRRMEKDRRTESLRPSLTGAGALEEIGEVLERRDPLCRAAADVRVDTDHLGVGEAAETALEKIRPWGIFETESDKKGGAEHGRAK
- the aroE gene encoding Shikimate dehydrogenase (NADP(+)); the encoded protein is MSPPQKPFKTFRQTRLFGLFGTPVSQSLSPLMQNAAFAHAGVDAVCLAFDAPDIQKGISAMRALGMGGGSVTMPHKTAAAALADDLDGPAKAVGAVNTIVNRNGILRGHNTDIPGALAALGEKTSIRGKSAAVIGAGGAAAAMVFGIMEAGGRVTILNRSVQRGEALARRLGADFLPLGEMEAGAFDIVANATPAGMAPDIESMPIPANSLKKGMTVMDAVYHPLKTRLIRTAEKAGCRVVDGAAMFVFQGAAQFELWTGLKPPVAVMRRAVLTALGVSGGER
- a CDS encoding mRNA interferase encodes the protein MVRQTVSRFDVWLVQLDPTQGSEIKKTRPCVALSPNEMSALKTVIVAPMTSKGFHFPTRIQCVFQRKKGLILIDQLRAVDKSRLIQKLGAISRKTQIKVTDCLQELFAY
- a CDS encoding AbrB family transcriptional regulator produces the protein MTILTKIGNSRGVRIPKTIIDQARLDDRNLEFKVMDDGLLIRPVQKPRQGWKKQFDKAIQLQEPFDSDQEWLDAPLLGHEDWEW